GCCTGCCAGTAAACATTGAAACAACAGCCTAAAAATGACACATTCACCGGACGACATCGATCCGGACTCAGGTGTATCGTACCGCCATTTGAATCACCCGGCTCACAAGTATACACTCTCACCCAAATTCCGAGCCAACGGAGGCGAGTTCATCGCCCTTCTAGCCATCAGCGCGCACATCCTCGGCATAATATACGCCATATTGTTCGTGCGGTCCAGCACACCCCCCGCGACCGCCTGGATTACCGGCTACTACGGACTCCTGCACCGGCAGAAGGATGTCGTAATCAATCCCTACGGCTCGTGGAGAgcccgccgcggcggcgccgcagcGGCGTCTCCTGAAGATGCCAGACCCTATGCGGACCTGCTTGACGATGTGTCGAGGCCGGCCGTCGAAAGGTACCTCCAGATAACTGCCCAGCGCAGACAGAGCGCCGACCGCGGCGACGGCTGTCTGGCAACGCGGTACCTGGAGGAGCGGCTGCGAAACGTGCTCAACGGCGTTAGTAACGATGGAATCGCGGAGAAGTTCGCCTTAGACAGGTTCCAGAGCTTCACCTACGTCATGAGCGACGCGGAGCTGGTGGCGCAGGTGGTGAACGCGGTGAAGCGCTTCGACACACACGGGGCGGATATGCGCCTGTTCGGGGAGCCTGTGGCTGTGAAGGACAACATCTCGGTGCGCGACGTGCCATTCACCAACGGTAAGGTGCAATCCACAGCGGGCTAATCTCGGTTAGGCTCGCCGCTTCTGGTCGGCTACAAGCCCTCCTACACCGCGCCTGCCGTGGAGATGTTGCTGGATAACGGCGCCATAATCATCGGCAAGACGGCCATGGACGAGTTTGGGGTGGGCTCGGCGACACGCGCTGCGCTCAACCCGTTCTCCACGGACCGCCTGACGGGAGGCTCGTCGGGGGGCTCCGCAAACGCAGTTGGCGGCGGAATCATAGAACTGGCGCTTGGAACCGACACGGGGGGATCAGTGATTGTGCCCGCAGGCTACTGCGGCTGCGTGGGATACCGCCCGTCGTTCGGGCTCATCAACAGGTTCGGCATGAGCGAACTCGCTGCCAAGTTCGACACCATCGGCACGTGCACGCGGAACGTTCTGGGCGCTGCGAGGCTTGCTGCTGCCATGATGGGGCCCGGCGCCGAAGTGACCACTAACGACCACACAGAGCACGTGCTTCGTGGCCTGGAAGAACTCATTTCTCGCGAAGGTGCAGACGATCGGGAATACCCTTTGAAAGGGTTGCGCATAGCCTCTATGGACACTGAAACGCTGGTGCGCGACGGTTtgctcgacgaggacgTCGCCGCCAACATGCGCAACGTGGAGGACGCTCTGCGAGGGCTGGGCGCCGAGGTGGTTTTGGTACCGCCGCTGCCCCTGAGGCTCGCAACCGAGTCTTACCACACCTACGTGGCGGCGCAGATGGCGAGCAACCTGCAGCGCTTCGCCGACCTGCTCTACCACCCCGCGGGGCATCATATGTCCCTGGATGACGTGACCGATAAGATGAGCGCCGACACTACGAACAGGTTCCTTGCAGGTACGCCCCACATTGTGGTCTTAAATCAGCCATCACAGGCATCTCCATACTGCGGGGCAAACACGACGTTGAGGCTGTGCTGAAGCGGGTGAGGGAGGCCCTTGTTGCGTGGCTGGAGCAGAACGCCATTTTCAAAGACATCCCGCTGATACTGTCCCCTACAAGCGCACGTCTGCCGCCGTACAGAGACCCGGCAAAGAACAAGTCGCATGATCTGCTAAGGGTGGGTTATGTGTGTTTGGTGTCGTAACAGCACTTGCAGGATGACCTCTACGCGACCTTCGCACCTTTCATAGGCGCCTGCGCAGTCTCCTTCCCGACTGGAATGAGCGCTGACGGCATGCCTCACAGCGCGCAGCTGGTCGGGAAGCGGTTTGGGGACGCCTTGTTGCTGGAGGTGGCTGCGACGTACGAGAAACGCGCGAGCCCATTTAAGAGCACGCCACCCACGGCATAGGAATCTCCACCAGCTGTGAAGAAGCGCAGTAGggtcgacgacggtatgGAAGGTTTCTTGCGTCTGACCACGGGGGCGGATCAACACCAGTATTTTGTCTCGCCGGAGCTTCGATAAGGGGAGCCCGGATCACTCACGCCAGCATTGTACCACGCACAATGTAGTAATTATTGCGTCTGTACTGTTAATGTGTAGCGTGCCAGGCGCCTCGGCGCGGCAGCGACGCGTGTTGGGATCAGCCGTAGCGGGTCCTCCGACTGACGCGCGACACCGACCCAGGTACTAGCACGCCCACGATCAGGGATAGTGCTTTATACTGTCGTTGCTGAGCAAGACGTAATACTCGAGTGCGGTCGGAGGATCGGCACTGAACGCGGCACACCCGTCCAGGCATGCCCCGGCAGTTACTGACGGTACCCAAGTGAAGCCTAATACACATTATCGCGCCAAGTGTGCTATCTGGAAACACGGCATCGGCGGGACGACAGGAAGGCTGACAAGGCGCCGAACGGAGAGGAACAACATCGCATATTGGAGTCGCCGTCTCCAAGGAGCGGTGGCCATGAGACGAAGCTGAAGCTGCATGAGCCAGTAGAGAGATGGATAGTACCAAAGCGGATGTGTCTCAAGGTAGCGCTGACGACAAAAGCGCCAACCAGGACTCCGGGCAGAAGGACCGGCGGCAGGCGTTCGACTGCAACATATGTTTCGAGGATGTCGTCGAGCCGGTGGTGACGCGCTGCGGACACCTGTTCTGCTGGGGATGCCTGCTCAACTGGCTTAACCGGGGCAGCGACACATGCCCAGTCTGCCATGCGTGCGTAACCAAGGAGAACGTAGTGCCGCTGTACGGCCGCGGAGAGGAAAGCAAGGACCCTCGGTAAGTTATTTTCGTGACAGCAGTTGAGCTGACGCGCTCGCAGCTCGAAGCCCTCGGAGCCCAGGCCAGCCGCTGAGCGGCCGGAACCGCACCAGCACGACGATCACAACAATGTAGGCGCGGTAGGTGGCCGATGAGTGGTTAATCACGTGGCGTTCAGGCGTTTGGCGGAATCGCAATATCACTTTTCGCCCTGCCAATCTCGTTTGTCATGCCGTTTCACTTCAACGGGCACATGGGAATCGGCCTCACCAACTTGTTTACCGTGCTCACCAACACCGACCAGATGACGCCAGGTCAGTTGCGGTTCGACCGCGATAACGCCGCGCAGAACAGAGGAGGGCGCACATCAACTCCTTCGTGCTCATAATGCTCGGGCTCACGATGATCGCCTACATCGTATTGGTGATGTGACGGCGGTGGAATCCTCCGCCGTGAGAAGGCCGAAGGCACGTGACGACCTTTCGCAAAGGATCTGCCACATATCGTGCCGTCGTTATCCAAATGATGTTGTACACTCATGGTATTAAAATCCGTTTGTCAAGCTGCGAGCCGTAGCGGCCGAcgccgccgctgctgcgcgcACACCGAGGAAGTGGCCACACAAACTGCCGCTGCTATACGCCTAATTTACTGTAGTTTgattcatcgctgcctaaacTGTTGGTGTGTGCTAGGGCTGGTATCAGGCCGTGTTGAGATTGCTTGCTTCGGAGCGGCCGGGGTACACACTCCAGCGACTGGCATCTCGTCGGAAACAGAGCGGACAACACCCACCCCTGTGCGTAAAATGGCGACTGATGCGAGCGCGGCGCCGCTACAGACGCTTTTCAGGTCCTATTCGGTAGGTCGGCATTGGCACTGTGCAAAACGCGCAGGGCGGCAAGAGCGTCATGAACTCCAGCAACGTCGACGAGCTGGTGCGCGAATTGGTAGGTTGAGAGGCGCGTGCCTACACGCTTGGCAGGGGTTCGCGCCATCCATGAAGGAGCTGGAAACTTTCAAGCACAAGGTCGGGGCGACATGCAGCGTCGACCAGGTACAGGAGCTCGTTAGCACCCTGGACCACCCGGAGGACACTGCGGAGAACTTCCTCATGTTCTTCAAGTTCTACGACCCCAACAACACCGGCACCATCAGCAGGGCGACGCTCGAGAAGCTGCTCGCAAACGTCGGCGAGCCGCTCAGCCAGAGCGAGCTGCAGGCCTTCTTCAGCAAGACCTGCGATTTCGGGGACCAGGTGCCATACGAAAAGCTCATCAGAACGTAAGTGGTCAAGAAAAGCATAAATTACGCCATAGGCTGTTAACGAAGTGACTGCGAACGCTCTTGGCGGTTAAAAAGTCGTGCGTGGAAAGGCAGGAAAAAGTGTTGCGGCGTGGAATTAATCCCAATCATCGCCCAGCCCGTCCGGCCTAACGCTACGCCTCGGGGTTTTTTCTTTCTTTTTCTTCTGCTTCCCCTGAGCAGGTTTTTTTACGGCCGGTTCGGGTATTACCTTGGGCACGGCTTCTGGGGACTCTAGCGTTTTCTCTAGGGGATCTGGGATTACATGAGTGGCTTCGATTTTGCCCTCGTGGCCCTGGTCATGCGACTCACCTCCGCCTCCCTCGGGCAGCTTTTCTTTCTCAGGCAGGGGCACGGGGTGCAGCGTCTTCTCCTCCTTGACATTCTTGGTGACGCTCTCTTGGCCTTCGAGGGGCTTAGCTTTAGCTGGTTTTTGTTCCAAACCTTTGTATGTGTCGGTTCCAAGCCCTCCAGGAGACGGAATCGTGCCCTTCGCAGGCTTCGCAGGTCTGGGAAACGGCAAGCACTTGCCGAAAGAATCCAGACCTCGGCCGAAGCAATCGGCAGGGGCATCAAAGGCCCACTTCAGCGTGACGCAGTACCACACCGCATTTGCAGTTACTCCCAACCACGCCACGGTGAAGAGCAGAAAACACGCCTTGCCGCCGTAGTTCATTTTCACAACAGCTTGTAATTTTCGAATATGAATATGGATATGTGCTTGTAGCACTGGGTTTTATCTATGGAGAACAGAAAAAATGTATCATGCATGAGTGCACGTGAATCGCACCACCACCACAAACCTACCGCCCGAGCAGACCAGGACGGATAGTCGATCGCAACAGCACGGCAATACGCAATCCACTATTGGAGCAAAATCCTGACGAGCACTCCAATCGACGACTCCGCAAGTACATATATTGCTCAACACTGCCAAGAGACGGAAGTGCCAAACCGGAAGAAAAGCGGGGATTTACCCATTAAAAATTATGAAACGGCGTCGTTAGTACACGTGTACAAAAAGCGTAATGCACCGCAAAACGTCGCACGATGAACAGCTAGGGCTTCACGCCGGATCTGTAATACAACGACTACGTTGTTACAGACCCTAGGAGCCTATATTGTACAGGCTGCAATGGCAGCTTCGTTAGCTGTCTCGTATCTCCGACCGCCGTGATGTCGATGAGTGACGACGTTGCGGGAGCGGCGGAACGGGTCTCTTATGGGGATGGAGACGCAGGGTATCCCAAGACGTGAATCAGCGGTGTTCTTCACGCGTATTACGGGGGAACCACTATGAGACAGCCGATAGTTACGCTTTCGAGAGACATCGAGGAAAACTACGCTGATGAAAATGCAGCTGCCGTGTCTCCTGCAGGGTCGGTAGCAGTGTGACGGGTGAGGAGGGCACAAGAGCAAAGCCTGTGCTGACGCCGTTGGTGCCTCGGCGTAGGTGCCACAACAGTTGTGCTCTGTCAATGAAACATCTGGCAGAAAATAATACATTATTTATGTCGCATTGTCCTCAGTCACTGCCACCACAGGTGCGAGTGGCCAGCGAAGTGGGAGTAGTTCGGCGGGAtcacgtccagcagcatggcCTGCCTGAACAGCCGATTCTGCAGCGTATTCAGGTGGGCGTCAGCCTGCGTCGCACCCGCTTCTTCGCCTTCTGCCGCCTTGATGGAGGCCAGGTCGATGAACTCCACAAAGTCCGATAGCATCTTCCTCTGCCGTTCGTGGATCGGTTTGGCATCGCTCTCTGGCTTAGAAGCGGCTGTATTCACTTCCTGAGTGCCGTCCACGCTCGACCGTTTGGGAGCAGCGGCTTTCTCCAACTGCCGAATGCGGAGGTGCAGCCAGTTCTCAAACGATATATACTCAAAAATCAGCCACCTAAACGCGTCGCACCTTCCAACATCGAACAGGTAGCGAATGTCGGCAGTGACAGCCGACTTAAGGGCTACATTTACGCACTGCAAATTGTTCAAACTGCTGGGCAGCAGATAGGGGAACTCGGTGTAGTAGtacagcagcgacatcGGCGGCATGAGGGAGTGACGAATATCCTTCAGCAGTTCAAGCTCGGGATCGCTCGGCGTTGGCGGCGGTAAGTCGCTTGGGAACCGCGCGGTGGCCTCGAGCTCGTGGCGCAGCCAGTCGAGCAGGCAGTACGGTGTAGCCACGAACCTGGTGCGTGCCAGCATGAGAACGCCCCTCTTCAGACCGTAACGGGCCATCAAATCAACACCATCTATCTTGCCGGGGAAGTTGCGGGCTGACAATTTGGATTCGGTATCGACGCCCAGGCCGATCTCGGAAGCGACCACAAGCATGAACAGCTCCGCAAGCTCCGGCTTGAATATCCTCACACACTCCGTAGACCAAGCGATACTGCTCATATCCTCTTCGTCCGATTTGCTCTTTATAGCACGCT
This genomic stretch from Babesia bigemina genome assembly Bbig001, chromosome : III harbors:
- a CDS encoding amidase family protein, putative; translated protein: MTHSPDDIDPDSGVSYRHLNHPAHKYTLSPKFRANGGEFIALLAISAHILGIIYAILFVRSSTPPATAWITGYYGLLHRQKDVVINPYGSWRARRGGAAAASPEDARPYADLLDDVSRPAVERYLQITAQRRQSADRGDGCLATRYLEERLRNVLNGVSNDGIAEKFALDRFQSFTYVMSDAELVAQVVNAVKRFDTHGADMRLFGEPVAVKDNISVRDVPFTNGSPLLVGYKPSYTAPAVEMLLDNGAIIIGKTAMDEFGVGSATRAALNPFSTDRLTGGSSGGSANAVGGGIIELALGTDTGGSVIVPAGYCGCVGYRPSFGLINRFGMSELAAKFDTIGTCTRNVLGAARLAAAMMGPGAEVTTNDHTEHVLRGLEELISREGADDREYPLKGLRIASMDTETLVRDGLLDEDVAANMRNVEDALRGLGAEVVLVPPLPLRLATESYHTYVAAQMASNLQRFADLLYHPAGHHMSLDDVTDKMSADTTNRFLAGISILRGKHDVEAVLKRVREALVAWLEQNAIFKDIPLILSPTSARLPPYRDPAKNKSHDLLRDDLYATFAPFIGACAVSFPTGMSADGMPHSAQLVGKRFGDALLLEVAATYEKRASPFKSTPPTA